A genomic stretch from Neodiprion fabricii isolate iyNeoFabr1 chromosome 3, iyNeoFabr1.1, whole genome shotgun sequence includes:
- the LOC124178504 gene encoding fructose-bisphosphate aldolase-like, whose translation MVVEKYANAEPELKQELKAIAEKIVSTGKGILAVDESPNDMGERLRDVNVENTEENRRAWRQLLFTANKDVISQHISGVILYHETLYQNADDGTPFVELLRQRDIIPGIKVDTGLVPLFGTTGEHTAQGLDDLQARCIQYKKDGCDFAKWRCAFKITKDTPSKLSILENANVLARYASICQSARIVPIVEPDILSDGDHDLTQCQQVTEEVLAAVYKALSDHHVYLEGTLLKPNMVTPGQSCPKKASPQEIAAATVTAFQRTVPVAVPGIAFLSGGQSEEDASVNLDAINKYPGKKPWTLTFSYGRALQASARSAWSGDPNQIAAGQEELVKRVKANGAACQGKYLAGSVSSEAARASNFIEGRVY comes from the exons ATGGTTGTTGAAAAATACGCCAACGCTGAGCCCGAGCTCAAGCAGGAGTTGAAGGCGATTGcggaaaaaatcgtttccaCCGGCAAGGGTATACTGGCCGTGGATGAATCGCCTAACGATATGGGCGAACGTCTACGAGATGTGAATGTTGAAAACACCGAAGAAAATCGCAGAGCTTGGCGCCAGCTCCTTTTCACCGCCAATAAG GACGTAATTAGCCAGCACATCTCGGGGGTGATTCTCTACCACGAGACACTCTATCAAAATGCCGACGACGGTACCCCGTTCGTAGAGCTTCTTCGTCAGCGCGACATCATCCCCGGCATCAAGGTCGACACGGGCCTCGTTCCTCTGTTCGGCACCACAGGCGAACACACGGCCCAAGGCCTTGACGACCTCCAGGCACGCTGCATCCAGTACAAGAAGGACGGATGCGACTTTGCCAAGTGGCGTTGCGCGTTCAAGATCACAAAGGACACCCCCAGCAAACTATCAATTCTGGAGAACGCGAACGTACTCGCACGCTACGCGAGCATCTGCCAGAGCGCACGTATCGTTCCCATTGTCGAGCCGGATATCCTTTCCGACGGCGACCACGATCTCACCCAATGTCAACAGGTCACGGAAGAAGTACTAGCCGCTGTGTACAAG gCCCTCTCAGACCACCACGTTTACCTCGAGGGAACACTTCTAAAACCTAACATGGTAACCCCAGGGCAAAGCTGCCCGAAGAAAGCTTCGCCCCAGGAGATCGCTGCGGCGACTGTAACAGCTTTTCAGCGTACAGTACCGGTAGCAGTTCCCGGCATCGCATTCCTCAGCGGCGGACAATCCGAGGAGGATGCTTCGGTGAACCTTGACGCCATAAACAAGTACCCTGGTAAAAAACCCTGGACTCTGACCTTCAGCTATGGACGTGCTCTTCAAGCTTCCGCCCGTAGTGCTTGGAGTGGCGATCCCAATCAGATCGCGGCTGGACAGGAGGAACTCGTGAAGAGAGTCAAG GCAAACGGTGCGGCTTGTCAAGGCAAGTACCTTGCTGGTAGTGTTTCTAGCGAGGCTGCCAGAGCATCGAACTTTATCGAAGGTCGTGTGTATTAA
- the LOC124178503 gene encoding fructose-bisphosphate aldolase-like, whose translation MVAEKYASAEPELKQELKGIAEKIVSIGKGILAADESTATIGKRLQDINVENNEANRKAYRQLLFTTDKEVISQHVSGVILFHETLYQKADDGTPFVELLRQRNIIPGIKVDKGVVPLFGTKDECTTQGLDDLQARCIQYKKDGCDFAKWRCVLKITKDTPSKLAILENANVLARYASICQSARIVPIVEPEILPDGDHDLARCQQVTEEVLAAVYKALSDHHVYLEGTLLKPNMVTPGQSCPKKASPQEIAAATVTALQRTVPPAVTGVTFLSGGQSEEEASVNLDAINKFPGKKPWALTFSYGRALQASVLRAWAGKPEQIAAGQQELIKRAKANSDAAQGKYAGGVTGAAGDAGLFVANHAY comes from the exons ATGGTTGCTGAAAAATACGCCAGCGCTGAGCCCGAGCTCAAGCAGGAGCTCAAGGGGATCGCcgagaaaattgtttcaatcgGCAAGGGTATCTTGGCCGCGGATGAGTCGACCGCCACCATCGGCAAGCGTCTTCAGGACATCAACGTTGAAAACAACGAAGCAAATCGCAAGGCTTACCGTCAGCTGCTTTTCACGACCGATAAG GAGGTGATCAGCCAGCACGTTTCGGGCGTGATTCTCTTCCACGAGACTCTCTACCAGAAGGCCGACGACGGTACCCCGTTCGTAGAGCTTCTTCGTCAGCGCAACATCATCCCCGGCATCAAGGTTGACAAGGGCGTCGTTCCCCTGTTCGGTACCAAGGACGAATGCACCACCCAGGGTCTCGACGACCTCCAGGCACGCTGCATCCAGTACAAAAAGGACGGATGCGACTTCGCCAAGTGGCGCTGCGTCCTCAAGATCACCAAGGACACACCCAGCAAACTCGCCATCCTGGAGAACGCCAACGTCCTCGCACGCTACGCCAGCATCTGCCAGAGCGCCCGCATCGTTCCCATCGTCGAGCCGGAAATCCTTCCCGACGGTGACCACGATCTTGCCCGTTGCCAACAGGTCACTGAGGAGGTACTCGCCGCCGTATACAAG GCCCTCTCCGACCACCACGTTTACCTCGAGGGAACACTTTTGAAACCGAACATGGTCACCCCCGGTCAAAGCTGCCCGAAGAAAGCTTCGCCCCAGGAAATCGCGGCCGCGACTGTAACGGCCCTCCAGCGCACCGTGCCACCAGCAGTCACTGGTGTCACCTTCTTGAGCGGTGGGCAGTCGGAGGAGGAGGCTTCGGTTAATCTTGACGCGATCAACAAGTTCCCCGGAAAGAAACCCTGGGCTCTGACCTTCAGCTACGGACGTGCCCTTCAGGCTTCCGTCCTCCGCGCGTGGGCCGGCAAACCGGAACAGATCGCGGCCGGACAACAGGAACTGATCAAGAGAGCCAAG gCCAACAGCGACGCAGCTCAAGGAAAATACGCCGGTGGAGTAACTGGAGCAGCGGGTGACGCTGGTCTTTTCGTAGCCAATCATGCGTACTAA
- the LOC124178508 gene encoding structure-specific endonuclease subunit slx1, which produces MENPDVVEHFYGVYLLYCTNPRYKGRIYIGYTVDPNRRIKQHNAGKQFGGAWRTSNKGPWTMVMIIHGFPNDISALRFEWAWQHPDISRRLKHVPRKKSGQNSFDYHLMVLGEMLRVGPWSRLPLTVRWLAPHFAKDFPAERCPPMHMPLVYGKVIPKKVQRDEGGTKNRNKDAFPEDTDASGSAGGLLCSLCKSLLEPNEKLTCVNPTCTLVSHLVCLAKRFRNDGMILPVEGTCPACRINILWGDLIRKMKGCYQDLAEAANAESDSDISDF; this is translated from the exons ATGGAAAATCCGGACGTGGTCGAGCATTTCTACGGCGTTTACCTTCTCTACTGCACCAACCCGAGGTACAAGGGCAGAATCTATATCGGTTACACCGTGGATCCGAACCGCCGGATCAAACAGCATAACGCGGGAAAACAGTTCGGCGGAGCTTGGCGGACCAGCAATAAGGGACCATG gaCGATGGTGATGATTATCCACGGATTTCCCAACGACATTTCAGCTCTCCGG TTCGAGTGGGCTTGGCAGCATCCGGATATCAGTCGACGATTGAAGCACGTCCCGCGTAAAAAGTCAGGTCAGAATAGTTTCGATTACCACTTGATGGTGCTGGGAGAAATGCTGAGAGTCGGACCTTGGTCTCGACTACCGCTGACCGTTCGTTGGCTGGCGCCCCATTTCGCGAAGGATTTCCCAGCCGAGCGATGCCCCCCGATGCACATGCCTTTGGTGTACGGCAAAGTGATCCCGAAGAAGGTGCAGCGAGACGAGGGCGGAACAAAGAACAGGAATAAAGATGCTTTCCCTGAGGACACTGATGCTTCCGGAAGTGCAGGGGGGCTGCTTTGTTCGCTCTGCAAGAGCCTGTTGGAGCCAAACGAAAAGCTGACTTGCGTCAACCCGACGTGCACGCTGGTGAGTCACTTGGTTTGTCTGGCGAAGAGGTTCAGGAACGACGGGATGATTTTACCGGTAGAAGGAACGTGTCCTGCCTGCCGGATCAATATTCTATGGGGGGATTTGATCAGGAAGATGAAAGGCTGCTACCAAGATTTGGCCGAGGCGGCAAACGCCGAAAGCGATTCCGATATCAGTGATTTTTGA